The proteins below are encoded in one region of Bosea sp. BIWAKO-01:
- a CDS encoding tripartite tricarboxylate transporter TctB family protein — protein sequence MSAHPEGETPRGLSRRPVELVTAAILIGLAFVVLWDSYGRGAGWDNGPQNGFFPARVGWLFLAASLFILVQSFRAENSVFVTFAQLGQVSRVLGPLVLFVALIQPLGLYVAASIFILVFMAVVATSRWWSIVLTAILVPIVCFWIFEQQFRVPLPKGPLEAMLGY from the coding sequence ATGTCCGCTCATCCTGAAGGCGAAACGCCGCGCGGCCTCTCGCGCCGCCCTGTCGAACTCGTCACGGCCGCGATCCTGATCGGCCTCGCCTTCGTCGTGCTCTGGGATTCCTATGGCCGCGGCGCCGGCTGGGACAATGGCCCGCAGAACGGCTTCTTCCCGGCCCGGGTCGGCTGGCTGTTCCTGGCTGCCTCGCTGTTCATCCTGGTGCAGTCCTTTCGCGCCGAGAACAGCGTCTTCGTCACCTTCGCGCAGCTCGGGCAGGTTTCGCGCGTGCTCGGCCCGCTCGTGCTCTTCGTCGCGCTGATCCAGCCGCTCGGGCTCTATGTCGCCGCGAGCATCTTCATCCTCGTCTTCATGGCCGTCGTCGCGACCTCGCGCTGGTGGAGCATCGTGCTCACCGCCATCCTCGTGCCGATCGTCTGTTTCTGGATCTTCGAACAGCAGTTCCGCGTGCCCCTGCCCAAGGGTCCGCTCGAAGCCATGCTCGGCTATTGA
- a CDS encoding tripartite tricarboxylate transporter substrate binding protein: protein MKQHWLAAGAALAAATTPALAWEPTKAIEIVVPFSAGGASDQMARTMQGIIQKNNLTSQPIIVVNKPAAGGAEGMLDIQKAAGDPHKLITTSSGIFMTPMATKLPLNWTEYTPIAMMAQDSFVLWVNAKAPYQTAGDFMTAAKAASPPLKIGGTSSKREDNLIVFGMEKAGGVKFAYIPHTSGGQASTQLSGNHIDASTNNPAEDVANWRGGATRPICVFSEQKMTYSTPVADGKSWADIPTCASQGLNVTYQMLRGMFMPGKVTKEQQAFYVNLFKKVSETPEWKDYLARSALVPDYRDGEAFVTFLKADEEKHAKLMGEAGFTAK, encoded by the coding sequence ATGAAGCAGCATTGGCTTGCCGCTGGCGCGGCGCTCGCAGCCGCAACGACACCCGCCCTCGCCTGGGAGCCGACCAAAGCCATCGAAATCGTCGTGCCCTTCTCGGCCGGCGGCGCCTCCGACCAGATGGCGCGGACGATGCAAGGCATCATCCAGAAGAATAACCTGACCTCCCAGCCGATCATCGTCGTCAACAAGCCGGCTGCCGGTGGCGCCGAGGGCATGCTCGACATCCAGAAAGCGGCGGGCGATCCGCATAAGCTGATCACCACGTCGAGCGGCATCTTCATGACCCCGATGGCGACCAAGCTGCCGCTGAACTGGACCGAATACACGCCGATCGCGATGATGGCGCAGGATTCCTTCGTGCTCTGGGTCAACGCCAAGGCGCCCTACCAGACCGCCGGGGACTTCATGACGGCGGCCAAAGCCGCCTCGCCCCCGCTCAAGATCGGCGGCACCTCGTCGAAGCGCGAGGACAACCTGATCGTCTTCGGCATGGAGAAGGCCGGCGGCGTCAAGTTCGCCTATATCCCGCATACCAGCGGCGGCCAGGCCTCGACCCAGCTGTCCGGCAATCACATCGACGCCAGCACCAACAACCCGGCCGAGGACGTCGCCAACTGGCGGGGCGGCGCGACACGGCCGATCTGCGTCTTCTCCGAGCAGAAGATGACCTACTCGACGCCGGTCGCCGACGGAAAATCCTGGGCCGATATCCCGACCTGCGCCTCGCAGGGGCTGAATGTCACCTACCAGATGCTGCGCGGCATGTTCATGCCCGGCAAGGTCACCAAGGAGCAGCAGGCCTTCTACGTGAACCTGTTCAAGAAGGTCTCCGAGACGCCGGAATGGAAGGACTATCTCGCCCGCAGCGCGCTGGTTCCGGACTATCGCGACGGCGAGGCTTTCGTGACCTTCCTCAAGGCCGATGAGGAGAAGCACGCCAAGCTGATGGGCGAAGCCGGCTTTACCGCAAAGTGA
- a CDS encoding FAD-binding and (Fe-S)-binding domain-containing protein has protein sequence MTHAAPLAKQGSRNLGLERRLAQALEGEVRFDAFTRGRYATDASIYQIIPQGIAFPKSEADIAAALQIAAEHGVPVIARGGGTSQNGQPIGDALILDMSRHFNAIRDYDPASRTVSVAPGIVLEQLNSHVKKDGLFFPVEPSTASRCTIGGMAGNNSSGARSLRYGKMVDNVIALRAQFHDGEAFALGENPVGDNASVRARDLMTRMLSLADGHRDEIERIFPKVQRRVGGYNLDELLPARPNLSHLLVGSEGTLAITTEATLRLSPLPTHRVMGVCHFPDFRAAMETTQHIVALGPVAVELVDNNVLVLGADIPLFVRTLADITRGQPNCLLLVEFAGDDLAVLKRDLKRLDQCMADHGFADAVVEVVEPARQKPVWEVREACLNIMMSMKGDGKPVSFIEDCAVPLEHLADYTDAVTELFDRHGTRGTWYAHASVGCLHVRPILNMKDEAGVKAMRGIAEAACDLVRQFKGSYSGEHGDGISRSEFVEPMFGGPLTRAFEAVKDGFDPENRLNPGKIVRPLKMDDRSLMRFPPGYATPIPTATALDWSDWGGLGGAAEMCNNNGTCRKLSGGTMCPSYRATRDETHLTRGRANSLRLAISGQLGPDAFTSPEMKETLDLCVSCKGCKRDCPTGVDMARMKIEFLHHYHQRHGLPLKERLIAWLPRYAPYAAKLAPLMNLRDRIPALAKLSERWLGFSARRSLPVWRKSWAQAGKPATASDVKGDGRDIVLFGDTFNRYYERENLEAAERVLAAGGYRIHKVEPADGGRPLCCGRTFLSAGLVDEARTEAKRTLDTLSPYIAGGARIVGLEPSCLLTFRDEFGALLPKEEVEPAASAAFLLEELLAADIKSGVTTLPLKDQAGRVAHLHGHCHQKAFAAMGAVETSLRAIPGLDVRPIESSCCGMSGAFGYGADTMDVSLAMAELSLLPAVRKAGAQDLVVADGTSCRHQIHDGAGREALHVARVLDMALEG, from the coding sequence ATGACCCATGCCGCCCCCCTCGCCAAACAGGGCTCGCGCAATCTCGGGCTGGAACGACGCCTGGCCCAGGCGCTCGAAGGCGAGGTCCGCTTCGACGCCTTCACGCGCGGGCGCTATGCCACCGACGCGTCGATCTACCAGATCATCCCGCAGGGCATCGCCTTTCCGAAGAGCGAGGCCGATATCGCTGCCGCACTGCAGATCGCGGCCGAACATGGCGTCCCGGTGATCGCGCGCGGCGGCGGCACCTCGCAGAACGGCCAGCCGATCGGCGATGCGCTAATCCTCGACATGAGCCGGCATTTCAACGCGATCCGCGATTATGACCCGGCCTCTCGCACGGTCTCGGTCGCGCCCGGCATCGTGCTGGAGCAACTCAACAGCCATGTGAAGAAGGACGGCCTGTTCTTCCCGGTCGAGCCCTCGACCGCGAGCCGCTGCACCATTGGCGGCATGGCCGGCAACAACTCCTCCGGCGCGCGCTCGCTGCGCTACGGCAAGATGGTCGACAATGTCATCGCCCTGCGGGCCCAGTTCCATGACGGCGAGGCCTTTGCGCTGGGTGAGAACCCGGTCGGCGACAATGCCTCGGTCAGGGCGCGGGACCTGATGACGCGGATGCTGTCCCTGGCGGACGGGCACCGCGACGAGATCGAGCGCATCTTCCCGAAGGTGCAGCGCCGGGTCGGCGGCTACAATCTCGACGAGCTGCTCCCGGCCCGGCCGAACCTGTCGCATCTGCTGGTCGGTTCGGAAGGCACGCTCGCGATCACCACCGAGGCGACGCTCAGGCTCTCACCCCTGCCGACGCACCGCGTCATGGGCGTCTGCCATTTCCCGGATTTTCGCGCGGCGATGGAGACGACGCAGCATATCGTGGCGCTGGGTCCGGTCGCGGTCGAGCTCGTCGACAACAATGTGCTGGTGCTCGGCGCCGATATCCCGCTCTTCGTGCGGACGCTCGCCGACATCACCAGGGGTCAACCGAACTGCCTGCTGCTGGTCGAATTCGCCGGCGACGATCTAGCAGTGCTGAAGCGCGACCTGAAGCGGCTCGACCAGTGCATGGCCGATCACGGCTTTGCCGACGCGGTCGTCGAGGTCGTCGAACCGGCACGGCAGAAGCCGGTCTGGGAGGTACGCGAAGCCTGCCTCAATATCATGATGTCGATGAAGGGCGACGGGAAGCCGGTCTCGTTCATCGAAGACTGCGCCGTCCCGCTCGAACATCTCGCCGACTATACCGACGCGGTGACCGAGCTCTTTGACCGTCACGGCACGCGCGGAACCTGGTACGCCCATGCCTCGGTCGGCTGCCTGCATGTCCGCCCGATCCTGAACATGAAGGACGAGGCCGGGGTCAAGGCGATGCGCGGCATCGCCGAGGCCGCCTGCGATCTCGTACGCCAGTTCAAGGGCTCCTATTCCGGCGAGCATGGCGACGGCATTTCCCGCTCCGAATTCGTCGAACCGATGTTCGGCGGCCCGCTGACGCGCGCTTTCGAGGCGGTGAAGGACGGGTTCGACCCGGAGAACCGGCTGAATCCCGGCAAGATCGTGCGGCCGCTCAAGATGGACGATCGCAGCCTGATGCGGTTTCCGCCGGGCTATGCGACGCCGATCCCGACCGCAACCGCGCTCGATTGGTCCGACTGGGGCGGGCTCGGCGGCGCCGCCGAGATGTGCAACAACAACGGCACCTGCCGGAAACTCTCCGGCGGCACGATGTGCCCGTCCTATCGCGCCACCAGGGACGAGACGCATCTGACGCGCGGGCGCGCCAACAGCCTGCGCCTCGCGATCTCCGGGCAACTAGGCCCCGACGCCTTCACCTCGCCTGAGATGAAGGAGACGCTCGATCTCTGCGTCTCCTGCAAGGGCTGCAAGCGCGACTGCCCGACCGGAGTCGACATGGCCCGGATGAAGATCGAGTTCCTCCACCATTATCACCAGCGCCATGGCCTGCCCCTGAAGGAACGGCTGATCGCCTGGCTGCCGCGCTATGCGCCCTATGCCGCGAAACTGGCGCCGCTGATGAATTTGCGCGATCGCATCCCCGCTCTGGCCAAACTGAGCGAGCGCTGGCTCGGCTTCAGCGCGCGCCGCTCGCTACCGGTCTGGCGCAAGTCCTGGGCGCAGGCCGGCAAGCCCGCGACAGCAAGCGATGTGAAGGGCGACGGGCGCGACATCGTGCTCTTCGGCGATACGTTCAACCGCTACTACGAGCGCGAGAACCTCGAGGCGGCTGAGCGCGTGCTCGCGGCCGGCGGCTATCGCATCCACAAGGTCGAACCGGCTGACGGCGGCAGGCCGCTCTGCTGCGGACGGACCTTCCTCTCGGCCGGGCTGGTCGATGAGGCGCGCACCGAGGCCAAGCGCACGCTCGATACGCTCTCGCCCTATATTGCCGGGGGCGCCCGCATCGTCGGGCTCGAACCCTCCTGCCTGCTGACCTTCCGAGACGAGTTTGGGGCGCTCCTGCCGAAGGAAGAGGTCGAGCCTGCGGCGAGCGCAGCCTTCCTGCTCGAAGAGCTGCTCGCCGCCGACATCAAGTCCGGGGTGACCACTCTGCCGTTGAAGGACCAGGCAGGTCGCGTCGCCCATCTGCATGGGCATTGCCACCAGAAGGCGTTTGCAGCGATGGGCGCCGTCGAGACGTCACTCCGCGCGATTCCAGGCCTCGACGTCCGGCCGATCGAGTCGAGCTGCTGCGGAATGTCGGGCGCCTTCGGCTATGGCGCCGACACCATGGATGTCTCGCTCGCCATGGCCGAGCTCTCGCTGCTGCCGGCCGTGCGCAAGGCGGGAGCACAGGACCTCGTCGTTGCCGACGGCACGAGTTGCCGACACCAGATCCACGATGGCGCAGGCCGAGAGGCACTGCATGTCGCCCGCGTGCTCGACATGGCTCTGGAGGGCTGA
- a CDS encoding tripartite tricarboxylate transporter permease yields the protein MEDLSSLIAGFQVALSWHNVGFMVIGVVLGIIVGVLPGLGGPNGVAILLPLTFGMDPTSAIILLSSIYWGALFGGAITSILFNIPGEAWSVATTFDGYPMAVQGKAAEALTAAFTASFIGALSGVILITFVAPLVASFALRFGPAEFFAVFLLTFCSFIGMGRENRAKILASLCIGFLLAAVGLDSISGDLRMTFGSTELMRGFDFLIVVIGLFGVSEILLTVEEGLVFKGKQATIDLKVVLRTWAGLPRYWATLVRSSLVGMWMGVTPGGAIAASFMGYGLAKRFSRRGANFGKGEIEGVLAPETAAHAAGTSALLPMLALGIPGSATAAVLLGGLLVWGLQPGPMLFIEQKDFVWGLIASMYLGNLAGLIIVLATVPLFAAIMRIPFSFVAPVILIVCAIGAYTISNSIFDIWLMLIFGIIGYVFKKLDYPLAPLVLALVLGDRAEDAFRQALLGSGGSLGVFVANGLVTTLVALAMILLFWGPVSDLIGAVRRRSGRAGKAAEAAE from the coding sequence ATGGAAGACCTCTCCTCGCTGATCGCCGGCTTCCAGGTCGCGCTCTCCTGGCACAATGTCGGATTCATGGTGATCGGCGTGGTGCTCGGCATCATCGTCGGCGTGCTGCCAGGCCTCGGCGGTCCCAACGGGGTCGCGATCCTGCTGCCGCTGACCTTCGGCATGGACCCGACCTCGGCGATCATCCTGCTCTCCTCGATCTATTGGGGGGCGCTGTTCGGCGGCGCGATCACCTCGATCCTGTTCAACATACCCGGCGAGGCCTGGTCGGTCGCAACCACCTTCGACGGTTATCCGATGGCAGTGCAGGGCAAGGCGGCCGAAGCGCTCACCGCCGCCTTCACGGCCTCGTTCATCGGGGCTCTGTCCGGCGTCATCCTGATCACCTTCGTCGCGCCCCTGGTCGCCTCCTTCGCGCTGCGCTTCGGGCCGGCCGAGTTCTTCGCCGTCTTCCTGCTGACCTTCTGCTCCTTCATCGGCATGGGCCGGGAGAACCGCGCCAAGATCCTGGCCTCGCTCTGCATCGGCTTCCTGCTGGCAGCAGTCGGGCTCGACTCGATCTCGGGCGATTTGCGCATGACCTTCGGCTCGACCGAGCTGATGCGCGGTTTCGACTTCCTGATCGTGGTGATCGGCCTGTTCGGCGTCAGCGAGATCCTGCTCACCGTCGAGGAGGGGCTGGTCTTCAAGGGCAAGCAGGCGACGATCGATCTCAAGGTCGTGCTGCGGACCTGGGCCGGGCTGCCGCGCTATTGGGCGACGCTCGTCCGTTCCAGCCTCGTCGGCATGTGGATGGGCGTGACGCCGGGCGGCGCGATCGCCGCCTCCTTCATGGGCTACGGCCTCGCCAAGCGCTTCTCGCGGCGCGGCGCCAATTTCGGCAAGGGCGAGATCGAGGGCGTTCTGGCGCCGGAGACCGCAGCGCATGCCGCCGGCACCAGCGCCTTGCTGCCGATGCTGGCGCTCGGCATCCCCGGCTCGGCCACGGCCGCCGTATTGCTCGGCGGCCTGCTGGTCTGGGGGCTTCAGCCCGGGCCGATGCTCTTCATCGAGCAGAAGGACTTCGTCTGGGGGCTGATCGCCTCGATGTATCTCGGCAATCTCGCCGGCCTGATCATCGTGCTGGCGACCGTGCCGCTCTTCGCCGCGATCATGCGCATTCCCTTCTCCTTCGTCGCGCCGGTGATCCTGATCGTCTGCGCCATCGGCGCCTACACGATCTCCAACTCGATCTTCGACATCTGGCTGATGCTGATCTTCGGCATCATCGGCTATGTCTTCAAGAAGCTCGATTACCCGCTCGCGCCGCTGGTGCTGGCGCTCGTCCTGGGCGACCGGGCCGAGGACGCCTTCCGGCAGGCCCTGCTCGGCTCCGGCGGCAGCCTCGGCGTCTTCGTCGCCAACGGGCTCGTCACGACACTGGTTGCGCTGGCGATGATCCTGCTCTTCTGGGGGCCGGTGTCGGACCTGATCGGAGCGGTGCGGCGCAGGAGCGGCCGGGCCGGAAAAGCGGCGGAAGCAGCCGAATGA